One Euphorbia lathyris chromosome 1, ddEupLath1.1, whole genome shotgun sequence DNA segment encodes these proteins:
- the LOC136222112 gene encoding uncharacterized protein, translating to MLPLLSHFSPKSPLCSSLRPLLSASSTPSSSFFNYRFCPSSFLKSHLYPQRSLICGISRSTSSSSSGSVSMDSSSPVAALSVDSVTDDFKNQSLVSDDVTDVDNVNGKTKLGLEDLNWDNSFVRELPGDSRTDSIPRQVFRACYSKVSPSTEVENPQLVAWSESVAELLDLDPKEFERQDFPLFFSGATPLPGALTYAQCYGGHQFGMWAGQLGDGRAITLGEVLNSKSQRWELQLKGAGKTPYSRFADGLAVLRSSIREFLCSEAMHHLGIPTTRALCLVTTGKNVTRDMFYDGNPKEEPGAIVCRVAQSFLRFGSYQIHASRGKEDLEIVRALADYAIKHHFPHIENMSKSESLSFTTGDEDDSVVDLTSNKYAAWIVEIAERTASVIAKWQGVGFTHGVMNTDNMSVLGLTIDYGPFGFLDAFDPSYTPNTTDLPGRRYCFANQPDIGLWNIAQFTTSLAAAELINDKEANYAMERYSMKFMDEYQAIMTRKLGLPKYNKQMIGKLLNNMAVDKVDYTNFFRLLSNIKADLNIPEDELLVPLKAVLLDIGKERKEAWISWVKSYMQEVAGSGISDEQRKAEMDAVNPRYVLRNYLCQTAIDAAEQGDFGVARRMLKLLERPYDEQPGMEKYARLPPAWAYRPGVCMLSCSS from the exons atgcttcCTCTGCTTTCTCATTTCTCCCCCAAATCCCCACTCTGTTCCTCACTCCGCCCTCTCCTCTCCGCCTCTTCTACGCCTTCTTCCTCATTTTTCAACTACCGTTTTTGCCCTTCATCCTTCCTCAAATCTCATCTTTATCCTCAACGTTCCCTTATATGTGGCATTAGCCGCAGTACTAGTAGCTCTTCCAGCGGCAGCGTTTCCATGGACTCTTCTTCGCCGGTGGCTGCCTTGTCTGTCGACTCCGTTACGGATGATTTTAAGAATCAGAGTTTAGTTTCCGATGATGTCACCGATGTTGATAACGTTAATGGTAAGACCAAATTGGGGCTTGAGGATCTGAATTGGGATAACTCTTTTGTTAGAGAACTACCTGGTGATTCTAGAACCGATTCGATTCCTCGTcag GTATTCCGTGCTTGTTATTCAAAAGTTTCCCCATCAACTGAAGTCGAGAATCCTCAGCTCGTGGCATGGTCAGAATCAGTAGCTGAACTGCTTGATTTGGATCCTAAAGA ATTTGAAAGACAGGATTTTCCCCTCTTTTTTTCTGGGGCGACTCCTTTACCCGGAGC GTTGACCTATGCTCAATGCTATGGAGGACATCAATTTGGCATGTGGGCTGGTCAGCTGGGTGATGGACGTGCTATTACACTGGGTGAAGTTCTAAACAGCAAGTCTCAAAGGTGGGAACTGCAGCTTAAAGGTGCTGGAAAAACTCCATACAGCCGATTTGCAGATGGGCTTGCGGTGTTACGTAGTAGCATTCGAGAGTTCCTCTGTAGTGAAGCAATGCACCATCTAGGAATTCCAACTACTCGTGCACTTTGTCTTGTTACAACAGGAAAAAATGTCACTAGAGACATGTTTTACGA TGGCAATCCAAAGGAAGAACCTGGTGCTATTGTTTGTAGAGTTGCACAGTCCTTTCTTCGGTTTGGTTCCTATCAAATACATGCTTCTAGAGGGAAAGAAGACCTTGAAATTGTTCGTGCTTTAGCAGACTATGCAATTAAACATCATTTTCCTCATATTGAGAACATGAGTAAAAGTGAAAGCTTATCTTTTACCACAGgcgatgaagatgattcagttGTAGATCTAACTTCAAACAAGTATGCAG CTTGGATAGTGGAGATTGCTGAACGTACTGCTTCTGTAATTGCAAAGTGGCAAGGGGTTGGCTTTACTCATGGTGTGATGAACACTGACAATATGAGTGTACTTGGTCTTACTATTGATTATGGCCCATTTGGATTTTTGGACGCTTTCGATCCAAGTTATACTCCAAATACCACAGATCTTCCTGGTAGAAGATATTGTTTTGCAAATCAGCCTGACATAGGTTTATGGAATATCGCACAATTCACAACTTCTCTAGCGGCTGCTGAGTTGATTAATGATAAGGAGGCGAATTATGCAATGGAAAG ATATAGTATGAAATTCATGGATGAGTATCAAGCAATAATGACTAGAAAACTTGGCCTCCCAAAGTACAATAAACAGATGATTGGAAAACTGCTCAACAATATGGCTGTAGATAAAGTTGACTACACGAATTTCTTCCGGTTACTTTCCAACATCAAAGCGGACCttaacataccagaggatgagtTGCTAGTTCCCCTAAAGGCTGTTCTATTAGATATCGGTAAAGAGCGCAAAGAGGCATGGATCAGCTGGGTGAAATCTTACATGCAAGAG GTAGCTGGCAGTGGCATTTCAGATGAACAGAGAAAAGCTGAAATGGATGCAGTAAATCCGAGATATGTTCTTCGGAATTATTTATGCCAAACAGCCATTGATGCAGCTGAACAAGGCGATTTTGGGGTGGCAAGGAGGATGCTTAAATTGTTAGAGCGGCCATATGATGAACAACCAGGGATGGAAAAATATGCTCGCCTTCCACCAGCTTGGGCTTACCGACCAGGTGTGTGTATGCtttcttgttcttcctga